One Gossypium raimondii isolate GPD5lz chromosome 3, ASM2569854v1, whole genome shotgun sequence genomic window carries:
- the LOC128039907 gene encoding uncharacterized protein LOC128039907, whose translation MGVPVSIIFDRDPRFTSRLWKKLHEALGSRLEFSTAFHPQTDGQSERVIYILEDVLRNYVIYFRGSWEEYLPLAEQKTYADLKSRGSKYFVGDIVFLRVLPWKKVLRFGCKDKLSPQFLKLVRPVAYQLEIPSELDHIHDVFYVSMLRCYRSDPMHDVSVEEIEVRQNLTFEEDPVRILECDVKFLRKKSIPLVKVLWHNHITKEATWELEDAMHQQYPYLF comes from the exons atgggggTACCTGTCTCAATCATTTTTGATCGAGATCCTCGTTTCACGTCTCGGTTATGGAAGAAGCTTCATGAGGCTCTGGGTTCAAGATTAGAATTCAGTACtgctttccatcctcagacagatggtcagtcagagagggtGATTTACATACTGGAGGACGTGTTGAGGAactatgttatttattttcgagGCAGTTGGGAGGAGTACTTGCCCTTAGCGGA GCAGAAAACGTATGCGGATCTGAAAAGTCGTGGGAGCAAGTATTTTGTGGGGGACATAGTTTTTCTCAGGGTCTTGCCATGGAAAAAGGTTCTAAGGTTCGGTTGTAAGGACAAGTTGAGCCCTCAATTTCTGAAACTTGTGAGACCTGTCGCTTATCAGTTGGAGATACCTTCGGAGTTGGACCACATTCATGATGTTTTTTACGTCTCGATGTTGAGGTGCTACCGCTCTGATCCCATGCATGATGTttctgttgaggagattgaggttagacaAAACTTGACCTTCGAGGAGGATCCGGTTCGGATTCTAGAGTGTGATGTAAAATTCCTTCGGAAAAAGTCTATTCCCTTAGTGAAGGTTCTATGGCATAATCATATCACTAaggaggccacgtgggagcttGAGGATGCAATGCATCAACAATATCCTTATCTGTTTTGA